One Felis catus isolate Fca126 chromosome D1, F.catus_Fca126_mat1.0, whole genome shotgun sequence DNA segment encodes these proteins:
- the LOC102899190 gene encoding olfactory receptor 52W1, translated as MAEGPHSNSTFPRPTFFILTGIPGLGPAQAWLTLVFGPMYLLALLGNGALLTLVQIDSTLQQPMFLLLAALAATDLGLATSIAPGLLAVLWLGPRPVPYSACLVQMFFVHALTAVESGVLLAMACDRAVAVGRPLHYPLLVTKARVGYAVLALALKAVAIVVPFPLLVARFEHFQTKTIDHAYCAHMAVVELVVGNTRANNLYGLALSLAVSGIDILGITGSYGLIAHAVLRLPTQEARAKAFGTCSSHICVILAFYVPGLFSYLTHRFGRHTVPKPVHILLSNIYLLLPPALNPLIYGVRTKQIRDRLLEIFTFRKSQF; from the coding sequence ATGGCAGAAGGTCCACATTCCAACTCCACCTTCCCACGCCCAACCTTCTTCATACTGACTGGCATTCCAGGGCTAGGGCCTGCCCAGGCTTGGCTGACACTGGTCTTCGGGCCCATGTATCTGTTGGCCCTGCTGGGCAATGGAGCACTGCTGACATTGGTGCAGATAGATTCCACACTGCAGCAGCCCATGTTTCTACTCCTGGCCGCACTGGCAGCCACAGACCTGGGCTTAGCTACATCTATAGCCCCAGGGTTGCTTGCTGTGCTGTGGCTTGGGCCCCGGCCTGTGCCATACAGTGCCTGCCTGGTCCAGATGTTCTTTGTTCATGCACTGACTGCTGTAGAATCTGGTGTACTGCTGGCCATGGCCTGTGATCGTGCCGTGGCAGTAGGGCGTCCACTGCACTACCCTCTCCTAGTCACCAAAGCCCGTGTAGGCTATGCAGTCCTGGCACTGGCACTGAAAGCTGTGGCTATTGTTGTGCCTTTCCCTCTGCTGGTGGCGCGATTTGAGCACTTCCAAACCAAGACCATAGACCATGCCTACTGTGCACACATGGCGGTGGTAGAACTGGTGGTGGGCAACACACGGGCCAACAATTTGTATGGGCTGGCGCTTTCACTGGCTGTGTCTGGTATAGATATCCTGGGCATCACTGGCTCTTATGGGCTCATTGCTCATGCTGTGCTGCGGCTGCCTACCCAGGAGGCCCGTGCTAAGGCCTTTGGCACATGTAGTTCCCACATATGTGTCATTCTGGCCTTCTATGTACCTGGTCTCTTCTCCTACCTCACACATCGCTTTGGTCGTCACACTGTCCCAAAGCCCGTACACATCCTTCtctctaatatttatttgctGCTGCCACCTGCCCTCAACCCACTCATCTATGGGGTCCGCACCAAGCAAATCAGGGACCGACTCCTGGAAATCTTCACATTCAGAAAAAGCCAGTTctaa
- the CD1H11orf42 gene encoding uncharacterized protein C11orf42 homolog isoform X2 — MLVGTPHLLTLDEADATWTLIKDKVIEERFGPNVVAVPFLSDAACYDLLGVLVKQSRPAHTRLALPSRQGRRALQPVGPLPNLLEQVGSKGAFAHCTREYSPNGREEIAYEETRLLDGQPCRIRLHMGGLRKKVAFLLLPPAQVSLQQNLPWLRSTHSIYVIYQVFSCSWLQLGLLPTAQEPQLLRLQRSLPVAFSCLKFSLQPKGVLGPQKPLTKDPLPHGANWVRPNLGIMPPLAPMSTPTDTPEATDVPPPAPAPPTPPPQKRPEGRPTRFSYKGRNPFRRGPQMLSENWLFSPRSPAPGVQGGGPGDPDRHSMSLPLLQGLSSEFDSDE, encoded by the exons ATGTTGGTTGGTACCCCCCACCTGCTGACACTGGATGAAGCTGATGCCACCTGGACCCTCATCAAGGATAAA GTTATCGAGGAGCGCTTTGGGCCCAATGTAGTGGCAGTACCTTTCCTGTCGGATGCAGCCTGCTATGACCTACTGGGTGTGCTAGTGAAGCAGTCCCGACCAGCCCACACACGCCTGGCTTTACCAAGTCGGCAGGGTCGGCGGGCACTACAACCAGTAGGGCCACTACCAAACCTCCTGGAGCAGGTAGGATCTAAGGGTGCCTTTGCCCACTGCACTCGGGAATACTCACCAAACGGCCGGGAAGAGATAGCCTATGAAGAAACGCGACTATTGGATGGGCAGCCCTGCAGGATCCGCCTGCACATGGGTGGTCTGCGCAAGAAGGTGGCTTTCCTGCTGCTGCCACCAGCTCAGGTGAGCCTACAGCAAAATCTTCCCTGGCTCCGAAGCACCCACAGCATCTATGTCATCTACCAGGTCTTCTCCTGTTCCTGGCTGCAGCTGGGGCTGTTGCCTACAGCCCAAGAGCCCCAGCTGCTCCGGTTACAACGGTCCCTGCCTGTTGCCTTCTCCTGCCTCAAGTTTTCACTGCAGCCCAAAGGAGTGCTGGGACCACAGAAGCCTCTGACCAAAGATCCACTGCCCCATGGGGCCAACTGGGTCAGACCCAACCTTGGGATCATGCCACCTCTGGCCCCCATGTCAACCCCTACCGACACCCCTGAAGCTACTGATgtgcccccacctgccccagccccacctacACCACCTCCTCAGAAAAGGCCAGAAGGCAGACCCACCAGATTCTCCTACAAGGGCCGAAACCCCTTCCGCAGGGGGCCCCAGATGCTGTCAG AGAACTGGCTCTTCAGCCCCCGCAGCCCCGCACCAGGAGTCCAGGGTGGGGGCCCCGGGGACCCCGACCGGCACTCCATGTCCCTGCCCCTGCTGCAGGGTCTGTCCTCAGAGTTCGACAGCGACGAATGA
- the CD1H11orf42 gene encoding uncharacterized protein C11orf42 homolog isoform X1: MLVGTPHLLTLDEADATWTLIKDKVIEERFGPNVVAVPFLSDAACYDLLGVLVKQSRPAHTRLALPSRQGRRALQPVGPLPNLLEQVGSKGAFAHCTREYSPNGREEIAYEETRLLDGQPCRIRLHMGGLRKKVAFLLLPPAQVSLQQNLPWLRSTHSIYVIYQVFSCSWLQLGLLPTAQEPQLLRLQRSLPVAFSCLKFSLQPKGVLGPQKPLTKDPLPHGANWVRPNLGIMPPLAPMSTPTDTPEATDVPPPAPAPPTPPPQKRPEGRPTRFSYKGRNPFRRGPQMLSGSVLRVRQRRMKLRREIQGARPPRSGIGILVPNKHQLLLPQTILGPCCFFRLGAGEESLLFSPRLHDPLTL, translated from the exons ATGTTGGTTGGTACCCCCCACCTGCTGACACTGGATGAAGCTGATGCCACCTGGACCCTCATCAAGGATAAA GTTATCGAGGAGCGCTTTGGGCCCAATGTAGTGGCAGTACCTTTCCTGTCGGATGCAGCCTGCTATGACCTACTGGGTGTGCTAGTGAAGCAGTCCCGACCAGCCCACACACGCCTGGCTTTACCAAGTCGGCAGGGTCGGCGGGCACTACAACCAGTAGGGCCACTACCAAACCTCCTGGAGCAGGTAGGATCTAAGGGTGCCTTTGCCCACTGCACTCGGGAATACTCACCAAACGGCCGGGAAGAGATAGCCTATGAAGAAACGCGACTATTGGATGGGCAGCCCTGCAGGATCCGCCTGCACATGGGTGGTCTGCGCAAGAAGGTGGCTTTCCTGCTGCTGCCACCAGCTCAGGTGAGCCTACAGCAAAATCTTCCCTGGCTCCGAAGCACCCACAGCATCTATGTCATCTACCAGGTCTTCTCCTGTTCCTGGCTGCAGCTGGGGCTGTTGCCTACAGCCCAAGAGCCCCAGCTGCTCCGGTTACAACGGTCCCTGCCTGTTGCCTTCTCCTGCCTCAAGTTTTCACTGCAGCCCAAAGGAGTGCTGGGACCACAGAAGCCTCTGACCAAAGATCCACTGCCCCATGGGGCCAACTGGGTCAGACCCAACCTTGGGATCATGCCACCTCTGGCCCCCATGTCAACCCCTACCGACACCCCTGAAGCTACTGATgtgcccccacctgccccagccccacctacACCACCTCCTCAGAAAAGGCCAGAAGGCAGACCCACCAGATTCTCCTACAAGGGCCGAAACCCCTTCCGCAGGGGGCCCCAGATGCTGTCAG GGTCTGTCCTCAGAGTTCGACAGCGACGAATGAAGCTGAGGCGAGAGATTCAGGGGGCAAGGCCCCCAAGATCTGGCATAGGGATACTGGTCCCCAATAAACATCAGCTGCTGCTCCCCCAAACCATCCTGGGCCCATGCTGCTTCTTCCGTCTTGGGGCTGGAGAAGAGTCCCTACTTTTTTCCCCTAGGCTCCATGACCCCCTCACCCTTTAA